A genomic stretch from Komagataeibacter xylinus includes:
- the infC gene encoding translation initiation factor IF-3, with translation MPTPPNREGPRVNEEIRVPQVRLIDEEGEMLGIMSTRDALARAYAAGLDLLEISPNAEPPVAKVLDYGKFKYEQQKKRNEARKKQKVIEIKEVKVRPNIDENDYQVKMRAMKTFIGEGDKVKVTLRFRGREMAHQDLGVKVLERIRAEMDELAKVEHMPKLENRQMIMVLAPR, from the coding sequence ATGCCCACTCCGCCAAATCGAGAGGGCCCCCGCGTCAATGAAGAGATCCGCGTGCCGCAGGTGCGTCTGATCGATGAAGAGGGCGAGATGCTCGGCATCATGTCCACGCGTGATGCGCTGGCACGCGCTTATGCCGCTGGTCTTGACCTGCTTGAAATCAGCCCGAACGCCGAGCCGCCGGTGGCCAAGGTGCTCGATTACGGCAAGTTCAAATACGAGCAGCAGAAGAAGCGCAACGAAGCGCGCAAGAAGCAGAAAGTCATTGAAATCAAGGAAGTCAAGGTTCGCCCGAACATTGATGAAAATGACTATCAGGTGAAAATGCGCGCGATGAAGACCTTCATCGGCGAGGGCGACAAGGTGAAGGTGACCCTTCGCTTCCGTGGCCGCGAAATGGCGCATCAGGATCTGGGTGTGAAAGTTCTCGAACGTATCCGCGCCGAGATGGATGAACTGGCCAAGGTTGAGCATATGCCCAAGCTTGAAAACCGCCAGATGATCATGGTGCTGGCACCGCGTTGA
- a CDS encoding SIMPL domain-containing protein (The SIMPL domain is named for its presence in mouse protein SIMPL (signalling molecule that associates with mouse pelle-like kinase). Bacterial member BP26, from Brucella, was shown to assemble into a channel-like structure, while YggE from E. coli has been associated with resistance to oxidative stress.), producing the protein MTRPHFLFPARCSQRVALCGLLAVAALHPATGMAQTQSPDSTRPDGTELELSATGTVQAPPDELTATFTAEAQADTAAAAQAQLNTLISKAIAATAHTDGLVINAESYFVHHDEGDVHQNRKPHWVARQGLRLTAADGKVLLPLVGRIQAENLALTRLDWSLSRGRRAELTRKAETLALEDMQARAQAAAATLKLRVASIRSVALEEQNFPRPMPMMMMARMAPADGIAPEAPTGQQDVTATARATVILKP; encoded by the coding sequence ATGACCCGACCCCATTTTTTGTTCCCCGCCCGCTGCAGCCAAAGGGTGGCGTTGTGCGGCCTGCTGGCAGTAGCCGCGCTGCATCCGGCAACAGGCATGGCCCAGACCCAGTCCCCCGACTCCACCCGCCCCGATGGCACCGAACTCGAACTGAGTGCGACCGGCACCGTGCAGGCCCCGCCCGATGAACTGACCGCGACCTTCACCGCCGAGGCGCAGGCCGATACCGCCGCTGCGGCACAGGCACAGCTCAATACGCTCATCAGCAAGGCCATTGCCGCCACCGCCCATACCGACGGGCTGGTGATCAATGCCGAATCCTATTTCGTGCATCATGATGAAGGTGATGTGCACCAGAACCGCAAGCCGCACTGGGTGGCGCGGCAGGGCCTGCGCCTGACGGCAGCCGATGGCAAGGTGCTGCTGCCGCTCGTAGGCCGCATCCAGGCCGAAAACCTGGCGCTGACCCGGCTGGACTGGTCGCTCTCGCGCGGCAGGCGCGCGGAACTGACCCGCAAGGCCGAGACCCTGGCGCTGGAAGACATGCAGGCCCGCGCGCAGGCGGCAGCCGCGACGCTGAAGCTCAGGGTGGCCTCCATCCGTTCGGTCGCACTGGAAGAGCAGAACTTCCCCCGCCCCATGCCCATGATGATGATGGCCCGCATGGCCCCGGCTGACGGAATCGCGCCTGAAGCGCCCACCGGGCAGCAGGATGTAACCGCAACGGCACGGGCCACGGTTATCCTCAAACCTTAA
- a CDS encoding HAMP domain-containing sensor histidine kinase has protein sequence MTTPAFSTPGPPRRSRWRAWRSASLRFSLAYGTMFALSSILFMSFMWWGTIGFLERQVETAINADARGLAERWVMGGLPTLALTIEDRLEQNLDDDAIYLVIDPQGNYLTGNVSAWPSKVEHTDRWYNLPDTRAGLRGMAQLHGYNLPGTAQTHTEGQLDSGYRLLVGRDVRARGILRHLLTDSLLWAWVMVTLLAISGAVLVHRIFRRMVKTVARTTSAIAHGDLSRRMPLVGNGDEMDQVAEAINEMLDRIVRLMDGVRQVSNAIAHDLRTPIARARTQLEDAALHASTPDELRGAIDRAVGDLDNVTAVFEALLRIAQIEAGARRSAFMTFDLVPVLRDVADLYEAVAEEHGIVLALDLPARLFFYGDRSLVQQAVANMLDNAIKFSPPGGTVYLRAHLREVAPGRLAGPTGEGMLDLSVSDEGIGMSEADMARATERFFRAEKARHTPGSGLGLSMVRAIVQLHGGQMHLSSHAPGLTVSLALPVAASALTEAEEDLSSSAHISGMTQTSPLPHQHDTNSSVE, from the coding sequence ATGACGACGCCCGCCTTTTCCACGCCCGGCCCGCCACGCCGCTCGCGCTGGCGGGCGTGGCGGTCGGCCAGCCTGCGCTTTTCGCTGGCCTATGGCACGATGTTCGCGCTGTCTTCCATCCTGTTCATGTCATTCATGTGGTGGGGTACGATCGGGTTCCTTGAGCGCCAGGTGGAAACCGCCATCAACGCCGATGCCCGCGGCCTGGCCGAGCGCTGGGTCATGGGCGGCCTGCCCACGCTGGCCCTGACCATCGAGGACCGGCTTGAACAGAACCTTGATGATGACGCGATCTATCTGGTCATCGACCCGCAGGGCAATTACCTGACCGGCAACGTCTCCGCCTGGCCCAGCAAGGTCGAGCACACCGACCGGTGGTACAACCTGCCCGATACCCGCGCGGGGCTGCGCGGCATGGCCCAGCTCCATGGCTACAACCTGCCCGGCACGGCCCAGACCCATACGGAAGGCCAGCTTGATAGCGGCTATCGCCTGCTGGTGGGGCGTGATGTGCGCGCGCGCGGCATCCTGCGCCATCTGCTGACCGATTCGCTGCTGTGGGCGTGGGTCATGGTTACGCTGCTGGCCATCAGCGGGGCGGTGCTGGTGCACCGCATCTTCCGCCGCATGGTCAAGACCGTGGCGCGCACCACCTCCGCCATTGCGCATGGCGACCTGAGCCGCCGCATGCCGCTTGTGGGCAATGGCGACGAAATGGACCAGGTGGCCGAGGCCATCAATGAAATGCTCGACCGGATCGTGCGCCTGATGGATGGCGTGCGGCAGGTCTCCAACGCCATTGCCCATGACCTGCGCACCCCCATCGCCCGTGCGCGCACCCAGCTTGAAGATGCCGCACTCCACGCCAGCACGCCCGATGAACTGCGTGGCGCGATCGACCGCGCGGTGGGCGACCTTGATAACGTGACCGCCGTGTTCGAGGCGCTGCTGCGCATTGCCCAGATCGAGGCAGGTGCGCGCCGCTCCGCGTTCATGACCTTTGACCTCGTGCCCGTACTGCGCGATGTGGCCGACCTTTATGAAGCCGTGGCCGAAGAGCATGGCATTGTCCTCGCCCTCGATCTGCCCGCGCGCCTGTTCTTTTACGGCGACCGCTCGCTGGTGCAACAGGCGGTGGCCAACATGCTTGATAACGCCATCAAATTCTCGCCCCCCGGCGGCACGGTTTATCTGCGCGCGCATTTGCGCGAGGTCGCGCCAGGGCGCCTTGCCGGCCCCACGGGCGAGGGCATGCTCGACCTTTCGGTCAGTGACGAGGGCATTGGCATGAGCGAGGCGGACATGGCGCGCGCGACCGAGCGCTTCTTCCGTGCGGAAAAGGCCCGCCACACCCCCGGCTCGGGGCTGGGGCTGTCGATGGTCCGCGCCATCGTGCAGCTGCATGGGGGGCAGATGCATCTCTCCTCGCATGCGCCGGGGCTTACGGTTTCGCTCGCCCTGCCCGTAGCCGCAAGCGCCCTGACTGAAGCGGAAGAGGATCTGTCCTCATCCGCGCACATATCAGGCATGACTCAAACGTCACCTTTACCCCATCAGCACGACACGAACAGTAGCGTAGAGTAA
- a CDS encoding response regulator transcription factor — MHILVVEDDPTVLSFVAKGLKEAGHLVEMTDNGKDGLFMAVSEKFDLIILDRMLPGGIDGVRLLETIRAQNNTTPVLLLSALADVDDRVQGLKAGGDDYVTKPFAFSELLARVEALGRRGRTESAPQTKLEVADLEIDLLSRTVRRGGQRIDLQPREFRLLEYLARHAGQVVTRTMLLEGVWDYHFDPQTNVIDVHVSRLRQKVDKPFGAPLIHTIRNAGYMLRAE, encoded by the coding sequence TTGCATATTCTTGTTGTTGAAGATGACCCCACCGTCCTCTCTTTCGTGGCCAAGGGCCTGAAGGAAGCAGGCCACCTGGTCGAGATGACCGATAACGGCAAGGACGGCCTGTTCATGGCCGTGAGCGAAAAGTTCGACCTGATCATACTCGACCGCATGCTGCCCGGCGGCATTGACGGCGTGCGCCTGCTCGAGACCATTCGCGCGCAGAACAACACCACCCCCGTGCTGCTGCTCTCGGCGCTGGCGGATGTGGATGACCGCGTGCAGGGCCTCAAGGCAGGCGGCGATGACTACGTGACCAAGCCGTTCGCCTTCAGCGAGCTGCTGGCCCGCGTCGAGGCGCTTGGCCGCCGGGGCCGCACCGAGAGCGCGCCCCAGACCAAGCTGGAAGTGGCCGATCTCGAGATCGACCTGCTCTCGCGCACGGTGCGCCGGGGGGGGCAGAGGATCGACCTCCAGCCACGCGAATTCCGGCTGCTGGAATACCTTGCCCGCCATGCAGGCCAGGTCGTGACCCGCACCATGCTGCTCGAGGGCGTGTGGGACTACCATTTCGACCCGCAGACCAACGTGATCGACGTGCATGTCTCGCGCCTGCGCCAGAAGGTGGACAAGCCCTTCGGCGCGCCCCTCATCCATACCATCCGCAATGCGGGGTACATGCTGCGTGCCGAGTAA
- a CDS encoding S1C family serine protease codes for MALPLFSDNMLHHERILPPPGMTWIATARPASRLLPVLLLGMTGAGTEALAQDVVAAPASTVPASPSLFAPPVPPVVQTGPLTFAPLVRQVGPAVVNIAVSQAQDSHQAAARQPLPPSVKGTPFEHKFRERMRAHGEEMLGAGSGFLIDPGGVIVTNAHVVGGADQITVSLSDGTEFPARLVGSDDLTDIAVIQIHAPHPMPFVPWGDSRLVNIGDWIMAAGNPFGLGSSVTAGIVSARGRDIGTSPFDDFFQIDAPINPGNSGGPSFNLGGQVVAVNTAIVSPTGGSVGIGFGLPSEIVAPIVEELRQNGHIDRGWLGVTLADGAGHGGVQIVGIDRDGPAMKAHLRIGDVITAVNDEPIDTARMLIRSIAAKRPHSTVTLHIRRRHDTMSLEACVSHRPDEDLDD; via the coding sequence ATGGCATTGCCGCTTTTTTCGGATAACATGCTTCATCATGAACGCATTCTCCCGCCTCCCGGCATGACATGGATCGCCACGGCCCGTCCGGCATCACGCCTGCTACCGGTCCTGCTGCTGGGCATGACCGGCGCGGGCACGGAGGCGCTTGCGCAGGATGTGGTGGCGGCACCCGCATCCACCGTGCCTGCCAGCCCCTCGCTGTTTGCGCCCCCAGTGCCGCCTGTGGTGCAGACCGGGCCGCTGACCTTCGCACCGCTCGTGCGCCAGGTTGGGCCTGCGGTGGTGAACATCGCCGTATCACAGGCGCAGGACAGCCATCAGGCCGCTGCCCGCCAGCCCCTGCCGCCAAGCGTGAAGGGCACGCCGTTCGAGCATAAATTCCGCGAGCGCATGCGCGCCCATGGCGAGGAAATGCTGGGCGCGGGCTCGGGCTTCCTGATCGACCCCGGCGGCGTGATCGTAACCAACGCGCATGTGGTGGGCGGTGCTGACCAGATTACCGTCTCGCTCTCCGATGGCACCGAGTTCCCGGCCCGCCTCGTGGGCAGCGATGACCTGACCGATATCGCGGTGATCCAGATCCATGCGCCCCACCCCATGCCCTTCGTGCCGTGGGGCGACAGCAGGCTGGTCAATATCGGTGACTGGATCATGGCTGCGGGCAACCCGTTCGGACTGGGCTCGAGTGTTACGGCAGGCATCGTATCGGCGCGCGGGCGTGATATCGGCACCAGCCCCTTCGATGACTTTTTCCAGATCGACGCGCCCATCAACCCCGGCAATTCCGGCGGGCCGTCCTTCAATCTGGGCGGGCAGGTGGTGGCGGTGAACACGGCCATCGTCTCGCCCACCGGCGGCTCGGTGGGCATAGGCTTTGGCCTGCCATCGGAGATCGTGGCGCCGATTGTGGAGGAACTGCGCCAGAACGGGCATATAGACCGTGGCTGGCTTGGTGTTACACTGGCCGACGGCGCAGGGCATGGCGGCGTGCAGATCGTGGGAATCGACCGTGATGGCCCGGCCATGAAGGCGCACCTGCGCATTGGCGATGTCATTACGGCGGTCAATGACGAGCCGATCGACACCGCGCGGATGCTGATCCGCTCGATCGCGGCAAAGCGGCCTCATTCCACCGTAACGCTGCACATCCGCCGTCGCCACGATACCATGAGCCTGGAGGCCTGCGTAAGCCACCGCCCTGATGAAGACCTGGACGACTGA
- the hrpB gene encoding ATP-dependent helicase HrpB, with the protein MAFDPTLQNRLHALVAQNAAALPAAQALPALQAALARTSNAVLVAPPGAGKTTLVPLALLDAPWRGDGRILMLEPRRLATRAAATRMAELVGEPVGGLVGYRTRLDGAGSERTRIEVITEGLLVRRLLSDPTLDGVACVIFDEIHERSVDADAALAFCLDLQRSLRPELRLVAMSATMDGAALATRMNAERVESEGRMFPVEIRHATRDLVHRRDLPDAMAAAIRTAIAQDEGDVLAFLPGVAEIHRTRTALAGIDADVLPLYGELPPAEQDLALTPQSAGRRRVILSTSIAETSLTVPGVRIVVDGGFRRVPRLDVGTGLTRLDTVRISRAAAQQRAGRAGRVAPGIAIRLWTEMTSRAMPPHDQPEMMEAELTGLRLDAAAWQEAMGTEPADLPFPDTPPNGAFEAGRSLLEALGALDEEGRITREGTRMAALGAHPRLAAMMLAARTPAERAMAADIAALLEERDPLRPRRPAGGSRGAPPAAPADIRLRLDLIAGGDHPDADRAALSRIRHAARQYRRRLGLGRDIEATGDPAALIAAAFPDRVAQARGDVGSFRLAGGGSARLSKTDELARSTLLAVAGMHVRKAAEICLAAPLERDNLPQTLLARAKEQVETTLDTTTGSVLARRRLRLGNLVLRDRTVTASADEVCSLLCAQAAQNLAATLTWSDACRQLQARVETARTQLDRPDLPDLSDAALATTTETWLAPWLAGVNRLSALAEMDLLAMLRATMDHASLKWLDRMLPTHLDLPGGRAAIDYLQPVPVAAARAQTFYGVTQTPRLADGRLDLRIALLSPAGRPQAITADLAGFWAGSWADMRRDMRGRYPRHDWPENPATASPPPPRPRRGA; encoded by the coding sequence ATGGCTTTCGACCCGACCTTGCAAAACCGGCTGCATGCCCTTGTGGCCCAGAACGCCGCCGCCCTGCCCGCAGCTCAGGCCCTGCCCGCCCTTCAGGCGGCGCTGGCACGCACATCCAACGCCGTTCTGGTCGCACCACCAGGTGCGGGCAAGACCACGCTGGTGCCGCTTGCCCTGCTTGATGCGCCATGGCGCGGCGATGGGCGCATCCTCATGCTTGAGCCGCGCAGGCTGGCTACGCGGGCGGCTGCCACCCGCATGGCGGAACTGGTGGGTGAGCCGGTTGGCGGGCTGGTGGGCTACCGCACCCGGCTTGATGGTGCGGGCTCGGAGCGCACGCGCATCGAGGTGATTACCGAGGGGCTGCTGGTGCGCCGCCTGCTATCCGACCCCACGCTTGATGGCGTGGCCTGCGTGATCTTTGATGAAATTCATGAACGCTCGGTCGATGCCGATGCAGCACTCGCCTTCTGCCTCGACCTGCAGCGCAGCCTGCGGCCGGAACTCAGGCTGGTGGCCATGTCCGCCACCATGGATGGTGCAGCCCTCGCCACCCGCATGAATGCCGAGCGGGTGGAAAGCGAAGGCCGGATGTTCCCCGTGGAGATCCGCCACGCCACGCGTGACCTCGTGCACCGCCGCGACCTGCCCGATGCCATGGCCGCCGCCATCCGAACCGCCATTGCGCAGGATGAAGGCGATGTGCTGGCCTTCCTGCCCGGCGTGGCCGAGATCCACCGCACGCGCACCGCCCTTGCGGGCATCGATGCCGATGTGCTGCCGCTTTATGGCGAACTCCCCCCCGCCGAGCAGGACCTGGCCCTTACACCGCAGTCCGCCGGGCGCAGGCGGGTGATCCTGTCCACCTCCATTGCCGAGACCTCGCTCACCGTGCCGGGCGTGCGCATTGTGGTCGATGGCGGGTTCCGCCGCGTGCCAAGGCTGGATGTGGGCACGGGGCTGACGCGACTCGATACGGTGCGCATCTCGCGCGCCGCCGCCCAGCAACGCGCGGGCCGCGCGGGCCGTGTAGCACCCGGCATTGCCATCCGGCTCTGGACAGAGATGACCAGCCGCGCCATGCCGCCACACGACCAGCCGGAAATGATGGAGGCCGAACTGACCGGCCTGCGGCTCGATGCCGCTGCCTGGCAGGAAGCGATGGGCACGGAGCCTGCCGATCTCCCCTTCCCCGATACGCCCCCCAATGGCGCGTTCGAGGCCGGGCGCAGCCTGCTTGAGGCCCTCGGCGCGCTTGACGAGGAAGGCCGCATCACCCGTGAGGGCACGCGCATGGCCGCCCTGGGCGCGCATCCCCGCCTTGCCGCCATGATGCTGGCCGCCCGCACGCCCGCCGAACGCGCCATGGCCGCCGATATCGCCGCCCTGCTGGAGGAACGCGACCCGCTGCGCCCCCGTCGCCCCGCAGGCGGCAGCCGGGGCGCCCCACCCGCAGCACCTGCCGATATCCGCCTGCGCCTTGACCTGATTGCGGGCGGCGACCACCCCGATGCCGACCGGGCTGCGCTCTCGCGCATCCGCCACGCCGCCCGGCAGTATCGCAGGCGGCTGGGGCTGGGCCGCGATATCGAGGCCACGGGCGACCCTGCCGCCCTGATTGCCGCAGCCTTCCCCGACCGGGTGGCGCAGGCGCGGGGCGATGTCGGTTCCTTCCGGCTGGCAGGCGGGGGCAGCGCCCGGCTTTCCAAGACCGATGAACTGGCGCGCAGCACCCTGCTGGCGGTGGCGGGCATGCATGTGCGCAAGGCGGCCGAGATCTGCCTTGCCGCCCCGCTGGAGCGCGACAACCTGCCCCAGACCCTGCTGGCGCGGGCAAAGGAACAGGTGGAAACCACGCTCGACACCACCACGGGCAGCGTGCTGGCCCGGCGCAGGCTACGGCTGGGCAACCTCGTGCTGCGTGACCGCACGGTCACCGCCAGCGCCGATGAGGTCTGCAGTCTGCTGTGCGCACAGGCGGCTCAGAACCTTGCCGCCACGCTGACATGGTCCGATGCGTGCCGCCAGCTTCAGGCACGGGTGGAGACCGCCCGCACGCAGCTTGACCGCCCGGACCTGCCTGACCTGTCGGATGCAGCACTCGCCACCACCACCGAAACATGGCTTGCCCCTTGGCTGGCCGGGGTGAACCGGCTTTCGGCGCTGGCGGAGATGGACCTGCTGGCCATGCTGCGCGCCACCATGGACCATGCCAGCCTGAAATGGCTGGACCGCATGCTGCCCACCCATCTTGACCTGCCCGGTGGCCGTGCCGCGATCGATTACCTGCAACCCGTGCCGGTGGCAGCCGCCCGCGCCCAGACCTTCTATGGCGTGACCCAGACCCCGCGCCTGGCCGATGGCAGGCTCGACCTGCGTATCGCCCTGCTCTCGCCCGCGGGCAGGCCGCAGGCGATCACGGCGGACCTTGCCGGGTTCTGGGCCGGGTCGTGGGCCGACATGCGGCGCGACATGCGCGGACGCTACCCCCGCCATGACTGGCCCGAAAACCCGGCAACAGCCAGCCCGCCACCACCCCGCCCGCGCCGGGGCGCGTAG
- a CDS encoding protein-disulfide reductase DsbD gives MSVPFLWLVSILCMLVTALPAARAAQSDPVTSPRATATLVTDDDTYSPGRALHVGLRLQLAPGWHTYWLNPGDAGAAPTLVVNAQGGATGQASTIEWPTPRVLHDGPLTSYAYTGDVLLPVTLTPVAGDGDGPLTLNAVADWLVCAEVCVPEHGTFSLSLPRGTSLPSAQAPAFAQAAAARPVASPFEAKVSPDGIMQLRGRELSADSVHEAWFMPEVAGAIDHDAPQAVTVRDGVVQLALHPGPEFHGGANLSGIVVLRDGMGRERGLQVRPVPGAVVALAAPVAATTARANVGVLLLMAFAGGVILNLMPCVFPVLAMKILALERMARGARGTALAGAAAYGAGVVVSFVALGGVIAALRVAGHQAGWGFQFQSVGFVTVICLLLFAVALNLLGVFTIGLRLMGVGGNLPAHAGDFLTGVLAVVLASPCTAPFMGAAVAAALAASPVIGVVVFAALGLGLAAPYLVLAAMPGLLAWLPKPGKWMETVRNLLALPVLATCVWLGWVAKLEGGMDALAVLGAGLVLVAIGCWSLRRANHLDLRDAMEGRAGVYRAVATLSLLAAFVGGAVLPPATLHDRGAARVADGSSAYSPTRLAELRRQGRPVFVDMTAAWCISCLVNERVALSSQSVQAAFAKRGIVYMKGDWTLRDAAITAFLQAHGRDGVPFYAYYPAHGEEVILPEILTPAIVLEMTAPAGR, from the coding sequence ATGTCCGTGCCCTTTCTGTGGCTTGTGTCGATCCTGTGCATGCTGGTCACTGCTCTGCCTGCTGCCCGCGCCGCCCAGAGCGACCCCGTAACCTCGCCCCGCGCCACCGCCACGCTGGTCACGGATGATGACACCTACAGCCCCGGCCGCGCCCTGCATGTGGGGCTGCGCCTGCAACTCGCCCCCGGCTGGCACACCTACTGGCTCAACCCCGGTGATGCGGGCGCTGCGCCCACCCTTGTGGTGAACGCGCAGGGCGGGGCCACAGGTCAGGCCAGCACCATTGAATGGCCCACGCCGCGCGTACTGCATGACGGGCCGCTGACATCCTACGCCTATACCGGCGATGTGCTGCTGCCTGTCACCCTCACCCCCGTGGCGGGCGATGGCGACGGCCCGCTCACGCTCAACGCCGTGGCGGATTGGCTGGTCTGTGCCGAGGTGTGCGTGCCCGAGCATGGTACGTTCAGCCTGAGCCTGCCGCGTGGAACATCTCTTCCTTCGGCTCAGGCGCCCGCCTTTGCGCAGGCCGCAGCGGCCCGGCCCGTGGCCTCGCCGTTTGAGGCAAAGGTCTCGCCAGACGGGATCATGCAGTTGCGTGGGCGCGAACTCTCGGCTGACAGTGTGCACGAGGCCTGGTTCATGCCCGAGGTAGCGGGCGCGATTGATCACGATGCCCCTCAGGCGGTGACGGTGCGCGATGGCGTGGTGCAGCTTGCGCTCCATCCGGGGCCGGAATTCCATGGGGGCGCCAACCTGTCCGGCATTGTGGTGCTGCGTGACGGCATGGGGCGTGAGCGCGGGCTGCAGGTCAGGCCGGTGCCGGGGGCGGTGGTGGCCCTTGCCGCTCCGGTGGCGGCAACGACGGCACGCGCCAATGTAGGGGTGCTGCTGCTCATGGCGTTTGCAGGCGGCGTGATCCTGAACCTCATGCCCTGCGTCTTTCCCGTGCTGGCCATGAAGATCCTCGCTCTTGAGCGCATGGCGCGCGGGGCGCGGGGGACGGCGCTGGCAGGGGCTGCGGCTTATGGCGCGGGTGTGGTCGTATCCTTTGTCGCACTTGGCGGCGTTATTGCGGCTTTAAGGGTGGCAGGACACCAGGCGGGGTGGGGGTTTCAGTTCCAGTCCGTAGGGTTCGTGACCGTTATCTGCCTGCTGCTGTTTGCCGTGGCCCTCAATCTGCTGGGCGTGTTTACCATCGGGCTGCGGCTGATGGGGGTGGGGGGCAACCTGCCCGCCCATGCCGGTGATTTCCTGACCGGCGTGCTGGCCGTGGTGCTGGCCTCGCCGTGCACGGCGCCGTTCATGGGGGCCGCGGTGGCAGCCGCGCTTGCGGCCTCGCCCGTGATCGGAGTGGTGGTCTTTGCCGCCTTGGGGCTGGGGCTGGCAGCACCTTATCTTGTGCTGGCCGCCATGCCGGGCCTGCTGGCGTGGCTGCCCAAGCCAGGCAAATGGATGGAAACGGTGCGCAACCTGCTGGCCCTGCCGGTGCTGGCAACCTGCGTGTGGCTGGGATGGGTTGCGAAGCTGGAAGGCGGCATGGATGCCCTTGCTGTGCTGGGCGCAGGGCTGGTGCTGGTGGCCATTGGCTGCTGGAGCCTGCGGCGCGCCAACCATCTTGACCTGCGCGATGCCATGGAGGGGCGCGCCGGGGTGTACCGCGCGGTGGCGACATTGAGCCTGTTGGCGGCATTCGTGGGGGGGGCTGTGCTGCCGCCCGCCACGCTGCATGACCGGGGGGCAGCGCGCGTGGCCGATGGCAGTTCGGCCTATTCACCCACCCGCCTGGCTGAATTGCGGCGGCAGGGAAGACCCGTATTTGTGGACATGACGGCGGCGTGGTGCATCTCATGCCTGGTCAATGAGCGTGTGGCCCTGTCGAGCCAGAGCGTGCAGGCGGCTTTTGCCAAGCGCGGCATTGTGTACATGAAAGGTGACTGGACCCTGCGTGATGCGGCCATTACCGCCTTCCTGCAGGCGCATGGGCGCGATGGGGTGCCGTTTTACGCCTACTATCCCGCGCATGGGGAGGAAGTGATCCTGCCTGAAATCCTGACCCCGGCCATCGTGCTGGAAATGACCGCGCCTGCGGGTAGATAA
- a CDS encoding Hsp33 family molecular chaperone HslO: MKRVCAMTSNISSPAFLDTSRPDTPDLVVPQGVVPFYLDNRPVRGRLVRPGVLTDTLLTRHDNPDCVLRLAGEALALVAALASALKFQGSFSLQAKGDGPLSLLLADCTDAGALRFHARSDDEAVAELLKTNPNPTASDLLGKGYIAFSVDQGPDTDIHQGIVEISGESLSEMAAHYFATSEQHACWVKLFCDKTEAGWRAGALVMEKIAMGGGIEADITPEEGDDAWETAITLATTLTAREVLDDRLGSADLLYRLFHAEGLITGQPRALAFGCRCSRARLSSLLETFPLDDLDHMAKDGTITMNCQFCNHDFHFQRSEISGKTA; the protein is encoded by the coding sequence ATGAAGCGGGTTTGTGCCATGACCTCCAATATTTCCTCCCCCGCCTTTCTCGACACCAGCCGCCCCGACACACCCGATCTGGTCGTGCCGCAGGGCGTGGTGCCGTTCTATCTCGATAACCGGCCCGTGCGCGGCCGCCTCGTGCGGCCGGGCGTGCTGACCGACACGCTGCTGACCCGCCACGACAACCCCGACTGCGTGCTCAGGCTTGCGGGCGAGGCGCTCGCACTCGTCGCGGCCCTGGCCTCGGCGCTCAAGTTTCAGGGGTCTTTCTCGCTGCAGGCCAAGGGCGACGGACCGCTGAGCCTGCTGCTGGCCGACTGCACCGATGCGGGCGCGCTGCGCTTTCATGCCCGCTCGGATGATGAGGCGGTGGCCGAACTGCTCAAGACCAACCCCAACCCCACCGCGAGCGACCTGCTGGGCAAGGGCTACATTGCCTTCAGCGTGGACCAGGGGCCTGATACCGACATCCATCAGGGCATTGTCGAGATCAGCGGGGAGAGCCTGTCGGAGATGGCGGCGCATTACTTCGCCACCTCCGAGCAGCATGCCTGCTGGGTCAAGCTGTTCTGTGACAAAACGGAAGCTGGCTGGCGCGCGGGCGCGCTGGTGATGGAAAAGATCGCCATGGGCGGCGGCATTGAAGCCGATATCACCCCCGAGGAAGGCGATGATGCGTGGGAGACCGCCATCACGCTTGCCACCACGCTTACCGCGCGCGAAGTGCTCGATGACCGGCTTGGCTCGGCCGACCTGCTGTACCGCCTGTTCCATGCCGAAGGGCTGATTACGGGCCAGCCCCGCGCACTGGCCTTTGGCTGCCGCTGCTCGCGTGCGCGGCTGTCGAGCCTGCTGGAAACCTTTCCGCTCGATGACCTTGACCACATGGCCAAGGACGGCACGATCACCATGAACTGCCAGTTCTGCAACCATGACTTCCACTTCCAGCGCAGCGAGATCAGCGGCAAGACCGCCTGA